The proteins below are encoded in one region of Phaseolus vulgaris cultivar G19833 chromosome 1, P. vulgaris v2.0, whole genome shotgun sequence:
- the LOC137814452 gene encoding aquaporin PIP2-7-like: MAKDIQTESEVPTGLTHKDYYDPPPAPLYDAAELRKWSFYRALIAEFVATLLFLYITILTVIGYNHQINAGDSCEGVGILGIAWAFGGMIFVLVYCTAGISGGHINPAVTFGLFLARKVSLVRAIAYIVAQCLGAISGVGLVKAFQKSYYNRYNGGVNLLSDGYSKGAGLGAEIIGTFVLVYTVFSATDPKRKARDSHVPVLAPLPIGFAVFMVHLATIPVTGTGINPARSLGPAVIFNNQKAWDDQWMFWVGPFVGAGIAAVYHQYVLRAQAAKALGSFRSFSNL; encoded by the exons ATGGCCAAGGACATCCAAACTGAGTCCGAGGTACCAACTGGGTTGACCCACAAGGACTACTACGACCCACCCCCAGCCCCATTATACGACGCCGCCGAGCTCCGCAAGTGGTCCTTTTATAGGGCCCTCATCGCCGAGTTCGTCGCCACCCTCCTCTTCCTCTACATCACCATCCTCACTGTCATCGGCTACAACCACCAGATCAATGCCGGCGACTCCTGCGAAGGCGTAGGCATCCTCGGCATCGCCTGGGCCTTCGGCGGCATGATTTTCGTCCTCGTCTACTGCACCGCGGGCATTTCCGGGGGTCACATAAACCCCGCCGTCACGTTCGGGTTGTTTCTTGCTAGGAAGGTGTCGCTAGTGAGAGCAATTGCGTACATTGTGGCTCAGTGCTTGGGAGCTATATCTGGCGTGGGTCTGGTAAAGGCGTTCCAGAAGAGCTACTACAACAGGTACAATGGTGGCGTGAACTTGCTCTCTGATGGGTACAGCAAAGGCGCTGGCTTGGGCGCAGAGATTATTGGCACCTTTGTTCTTGTCTACACCGTCTTCTCCGCCACCGATCCCAAGAGAAAAGCCAGAGATTCCCATGTTCCC GTTTTGGCACCACTTCCAATCGGGTTCGCGGTGTTCATGGTTCACTTAGCCACCATCCCTGTCACCGGCACTGGCATCAACCCCGCCAGAAGCCTTGGCCCTGCTGTCATATTTAACAACCAGAAGGCATGGGATGACCAG TGGATGTTCTGGGTTGGACCCTTCGTGGGTGCAGGCATTGCTGCTGTCTACCACCAGTACGTATTGAGGGCACAAGCGGCAAAGGCTCTCGGGTCATTCAGGAGCTTTTCAAACCTGTAA
- the LOC137814451 gene encoding V-type proton ATPase subunit G-like, which yields MASNRGQSRIQQLLAAEQEAQRTVNAAKNEKLARLKQAKEEAEKEIAEYRAQLEYEFQKKVSESSGDSGANVKRLELDTGAKIHHLKTEAGRISGDVVTLLLKYVTSVKN from the exons ATGGCATCCAACAGGGGTCAAAGTAGAATTCAGCAGTTGCTGGCAGCTGAACAAGAGGCACAAAGGACTGTCAATGCTGCGAAGAATG AAAAATTGGCTAGACTGAAGCAGGCCAAAGAAGAGGCTGAAAAGGAAATTGCTGAGTACAGAGCTCAGTTGGAGTACGAGTTTCAAAAGAAAGTGTCAGAG AGTAGTGGAGATTCTGGTGCTAATGTGAAGAGACTTGAGCTAGACACTGGAGCGAAGATCCATCACCTGAAAACTGAGGCAGGGAGGATATCAGGGGATGTTGTCACCTTGCTCCTCAAGTATGTAACTAgtgtgaaaaattaa